The following nucleotide sequence is from Mycobacteriales bacterium.
CTGCTGTTCGGTGCCAAGAAGCTCCCGGATGCGGCCCGATCGCTGGGCCGCTCAGCGCGCATTCTCAAGACTGAGCTCAAGGACCTGCACGACGACGACGGCACCAAGGCCCAACCGGTGCAGCAGGCCGCGCTGCCGGTTGCCCCCGCAGCGCCGGTCGCTCCGGCCGTGACTTCCGACCCGCCGCCGCAGCCAGTAGCCTCCGGCGATCAGTCGCCTCCGCCGCAGTAGTCAATCTCCGGGGCAACGCCGGTGAAGATGCCCCGCCCGGCGCGGGCACGAGCCGGGCGCACGCCCGACGGCCGGATGACGCTGGCCGAGCACCTCACAGAGCTTCGCCACCGCGTCATCGTGTCAGTGGCAGCGGTGCTCGTGACGACGATCGTCGCGTACATCTTCCACGCTCACATCATGCACTTCGTGACCCATCCCTACTGCTCGCTGCCGGTGCGCTACCGGTTGGTCAAAAACCGCTGCACGCTGGTCGTCGGCGGGGTGCTGGACCCGTTCACGGTCACCTTGAAGGTGGCGTTGTACGCCGGCGTGCTGGCGGCGTCGCCGATCTGGCTCTATCAGATCTGGCGGTTCGTCACCCCCGGCCTGTACACCCACGAGAAGCGCTGGGCCACCGGGTTCGTGGCGTCATCTGTCCTGCTGTTCGCCATGGGCGCTGCCTTCGCCTACCTCACCCTGCACAAGGGTTTGCGCTTCCTGCTCGGTTTCGCCACGGGCGGGCTCACCCCGCTGTTGAACTTCAACAGCTACCTGTCGTTCGTCGTGGCAATGATTCTGATCTTCGCGGTCTCCTTCGAGCTGCCACTACTGGTGGTGATGCTGAACCTGGTGGGTATCGTCTCGGCGCAGCGGCTACGCCACCACTGGCGGGCAGTCATCTTCGGGATCTTCGTGTTCGCCGCAGTCGCCACCCCGAGCCAGGATCCGTTCACCATGAGCGCGCTGGCAGTGCCGATGTGCCTGTTGTACGGCGTGGCGGCGGGCATCGCGACCGCGCACGACCGCCGGGTGGCGCGCCGCCCGTCGACCATGTACCCGGACCT
It contains:
- the tatC gene encoding twin-arginine translocase subunit TatC, with the protein product MPRPARARAGRTPDGRMTLAEHLTELRHRVIVSVAAVLVTTIVAYIFHAHIMHFVTHPYCSLPVRYRLVKNRCTLVVGGVLDPFTVTLKVALYAGVLAASPIWLYQIWRFVTPGLYTHEKRWATGFVASSVLLFAMGAAFAYLTLHKGLRFLLGFATGGLTPLLNFNSYLSFVVAMILIFAVSFELPLLVVMLNLVGIVSAQRLRHHWRAVIFGIFVFAAVATPSQDPFTMSALAVPMCLLYGVAAGIATAHDRRVARRPSTMYPDLSDDELAPIDDEPAVP
- the tatA gene encoding Sec-independent protein translocase subunit TatA produces the protein MGEFGPWHLLIVAAVFVLLFGAKKLPDAARSLGRSARILKTELKDLHDDDGTKAQPVQQAALPVAPAAPVAPAVTSDPPPQPVASGDQSPPPQ